From one Paenibacillus terrae HPL-003 genomic stretch:
- a CDS encoding WXG100 family type VII secretion target: MSRISLSLGDLRRAVQQCEQLKQRLQHQEQQMRNIYGRLQDWRGESAAELTRKMETFLQGTTVRIQELDDHKEQLKRYIRKMEEADRREERRKRAAQW; encoded by the coding sequence ATGAGTAGAATATCTTTGAGCCTGGGGGATCTGCGTAGGGCTGTACAGCAGTGCGAGCAGCTAAAGCAAAGACTTCAGCATCAGGAGCAGCAGATGAGAAATATATATGGTCGTCTGCAAGACTGGAGGGGCGAATCGGCTGCTGAATTAACACGTAAAATGGAGACGTTTCTCCAAGGCACAACTGTACGAATACAGGAATTGGACGATCATAAAGAGCAGTTGAAACGTTATATTCGGAAAATGGAAGAAGCTGATCGGCGTGAGGAGAGACGCAAACGGGCTGCACAATGGTGA
- a CDS encoding ABC transporter substrate-binding protein encodes MKKWFKGFMAVTLASVVLAGCGSNATGGQADGKDGSADGKKKLIISTWGFSEDFFNKEVYEPFEKEHNVDIVVEIGNNAERLNKISQGSTDVDLIYLSDYYAQQGIQQGLFEKLDRSKVPNLNQIYDIAKAPLGEDYGPAYTVGRLGIAYNPELVKKNVTSWADLWGSEFKGNVTLPNITATAGPMVVDAASKVAGSKEFNEDQAFGKLKELSPNIVKFYSKTSEFVNMFSQQEIAGGPIMEMYFKDLQAAVPGAKFVAPSEGAYAVMNTINVVKGSDQKELAEEFINWQLSKEVQEKSAKAKVDSPVNTQVVLSGADTEGITYGADVVNKLTKLDMKFVNDHIKAWTDRWNREVAQ; translated from the coding sequence ATGAAAAAATGGTTTAAAGGATTTATGGCTGTGACCTTGGCATCTGTGGTACTGGCAGGTTGCGGCAGCAATGCTACTGGTGGTCAGGCAGATGGAAAAGATGGCTCAGCTGATGGGAAAAAGAAGCTAATCATTTCCACATGGGGCTTCTCCGAGGACTTTTTCAACAAAGAAGTGTACGAGCCTTTTGAGAAGGAACATAACGTTGATATTGTCGTGGAGATTGGGAATAACGCAGAACGGTTAAACAAAATTAGCCAAGGAAGCACAGACGTCGATCTGATCTATCTGTCTGATTATTATGCCCAACAAGGGATTCAACAGGGTTTGTTTGAAAAATTGGATCGTAGCAAAGTGCCTAACCTGAATCAAATTTATGATATTGCCAAAGCACCGCTGGGTGAGGATTATGGTCCTGCTTATACGGTTGGACGTCTCGGTATTGCTTACAACCCGGAGCTGGTTAAAAAGAATGTGACCTCTTGGGCTGATCTGTGGGGCAGTGAGTTCAAAGGAAACGTGACCCTCCCGAACATTACGGCAACGGCTGGACCGATGGTTGTAGATGCGGCCTCCAAGGTAGCGGGCAGTAAAGAATTTAATGAGGACCAGGCATTCGGGAAACTGAAAGAGCTGAGTCCGAATATCGTTAAGTTTTATAGCAAGACGTCCGAATTCGTCAACATGTTCAGTCAGCAGGAAATCGCGGGCGGACCGATTATGGAAATGTACTTCAAAGATTTGCAGGCAGCTGTGCCTGGAGCCAAATTTGTAGCGCCGAGTGAAGGTGCTTATGCAGTAATGAACACGATCAACGTGGTTAAAGGCTCCGACCAAAAAGAACTGGCTGAGGAATTTATCAACTGGCAGCTGAGTAAGGAAGTTCAAGAGAAGTCTGCCAAGGCGAAGGTTGATTCTCCGGTGAATACGCAGGTGGTGCTGTCCGGTGCGGATACAGAAGGAATTACGTATGGTGCAGATGTGGTCAACAAGCTGACCAAGCTGGATATGAAATTCGTCAATGACCATATCAAGGCTTGGACGGATCGCTGGAACCGGGAAGTTGCCCAATAA
- a CDS encoding glycoside hydrolase family 19 protein, protein MKWKEPTFGATPMLRALTTANAHRKAKAFDLAAEQKKQKLSYPDWAQTWMRKYKEDWYIAQASGDEIGMRKAQKLAEGLRSKLREMATMPKWAQEQLQKETIRWMAAEASGNIRGKLAAEKAGRAIREKLGLVDTTDKAPPIDKEVKSNKSEVKEVPAVNESKQYVSVRQLEQLGWIKISKAMITDLNNCLERYNITTPARIRHFISQCSHESAGGRYTKEIASGEKYEGRKDLGNIHKGDGPKYKGGGYIQLTGRHNYQKLSTALNDPKVMEGVEYVAEHYPWTSAGFWWEQHNMNALCDKGATVRQITKKVNGGYNGLKDREMYYKKCENIF, encoded by the coding sequence ATGAAGTGGAAAGAACCAACGTTTGGTGCAACACCTATGTTGAGAGCTTTAACAACTGCTAATGCACACAGGAAAGCAAAGGCTTTTGATCTGGCGGCAGAACAAAAGAAACAAAAACTGAGTTATCCTGATTGGGCCCAGACTTGGATGCGTAAATACAAAGAAGATTGGTATATCGCTCAAGCCAGCGGCGACGAGATCGGTATGCGTAAAGCGCAAAAGCTAGCAGAGGGACTTCGAAGCAAGCTTCGTGAGATGGCAACGATGCCCAAGTGGGCTCAGGAGCAGTTGCAAAAGGAAACAATTCGCTGGATGGCTGCCGAAGCAAGCGGTAATATCAGGGGAAAGCTGGCTGCTGAGAAGGCGGGACGAGCCATACGAGAGAAGTTGGGTCTGGTCGATACCACTGATAAAGCACCACCAATAGATAAGGAAGTAAAATCTAATAAATCGGAAGTCAAAGAAGTTCCAGCCGTAAACGAATCAAAGCAATATGTTAGCGTGAGACAACTAGAACAACTTGGTTGGATTAAAATAAGTAAAGCTATGATAACCGATCTGAATAATTGTTTGGAAAGATATAATATCACAACACCGGCCAGAATAAGACATTTTATAAGCCAATGTAGTCATGAATCCGCTGGCGGTCGCTATACAAAAGAAATTGCAAGTGGCGAGAAATACGAAGGGAGAAAGGATTTGGGCAATATTCATAAAGGTGATGGTCCTAAGTATAAGGGTGGGGGATACATTCAATTAACAGGACGACACAATTATCAAAAACTATCTACTGCTTTGAATGATCCTAAAGTTATGGAGGGTGTGGAATATGTTGCAGAACATTATCCTTGGACAAGCGCAGGATTTTGGTGGGAGCAGCATAATATGAATGCTCTGTGTGACAAAGGTGCAACTGTAAGGCAAATTACTAAAAAAGTTAATGGCGGGTACAATGGATTAAAAGATAGAGAAATGTATTACAAGAAATGCGAGAATATTTTCTAA
- a CDS encoding NADase-type glycan-binding domain-containing protein, whose protein sequence is MRCIKVVLIIVFSVLISACRASTGGDNVISSQSSDIPSRNEVKADQDDAKATQKKASWLLNGQEGVEDRVQFLTNLDDPTGETNIRIDDLIDTMETKEERTKYRGSQVYVGKITSDGSRMAIIRDVYGEQPDDPLIIEVYDLDAGEKEREFKLPPTAQYPVISSDLSKYLYVMDGRLYLYDAISKRTTELKTNKGKADVSNIAQGVFSPDNTKLCFVDDQAGIVMLDLSGDSGTKLLLAGTDVSSIMQWDQGNRLLYTTYKKDNTFINDIYSLDIHTGKVQFITKNEGDFILSPDQKKLVLADDEVVKMFMIDVASGKKEDISSIVSGEGTWVVPIQWIETKTNYMKYSNKVKVKKVTASSTLPNQSNYSFNVNNLTDDNNSTPWCEGTKEGGVGETVTMDLGSTQEVRGMEMVDGIIRVNNKYLDVNTIRKMKLDFSDGQSVVLENNDTRFKFDEPIRTSFVKITILEVKKGTDFPNTCIGELKLL, encoded by the coding sequence ATGCGTTGTATAAAAGTAGTTTTAATTATTGTTTTTTCAGTGCTGATATCTGCATGTAGAGCAAGCACAGGTGGGGACAATGTTATATCTTCGCAGTCTTCCGATATACCATCACGTAATGAAGTTAAGGCAGATCAGGATGATGCAAAGGCAACTCAAAAAAAAGCAAGTTGGCTTTTGAATGGTCAAGAAGGCGTAGAAGATCGAGTTCAATTCTTAACCAATTTAGATGATCCTACTGGAGAAACTAATATTCGTATCGACGACCTAATTGACACCATGGAAACTAAGGAGGAACGTACAAAATATCGGGGTTCACAAGTATATGTCGGGAAAATAACAAGTGACGGCAGTCGTATGGCAATTATAAGAGATGTTTATGGGGAGCAACCAGATGATCCGCTCATTATTGAAGTGTACGATCTGGACGCGGGAGAAAAAGAACGAGAGTTTAAATTGCCGCCAACGGCTCAATATCCTGTGATCTCTTCTGATTTAAGCAAATATCTATATGTAATGGACGGACGTTTGTATTTATATGATGCAATAAGTAAAAGAACTACAGAATTGAAGACTAACAAAGGCAAAGCGGATGTTAGTAATATTGCTCAGGGAGTGTTTTCACCGGATAACACCAAGTTATGTTTTGTGGATGATCAGGCTGGGATCGTAATGCTTGATCTATCTGGTGATAGTGGTACGAAGCTTCTGCTTGCAGGCACTGATGTCTCGAGTATTATGCAATGGGATCAGGGGAACAGACTTCTTTATACCACTTATAAAAAAGATAATACTTTCATAAACGATATTTATTCACTAGATATACACACTGGAAAAGTACAGTTTATAACTAAAAATGAGGGCGATTTTATTTTATCACCAGATCAGAAAAAATTGGTCTTGGCAGATGATGAGGTTGTAAAAATGTTCATGATTGATGTAGCTAGTGGAAAAAAAGAAGATATTTCGTCCATTGTAAGTGGTGAAGGAACCTGGGTAGTTCCAATACAGTGGATCGAAACAAAAACCAATTATATGAAATATAGCAACAAGGTCAAAGTAAAAAAAGTTACGGCCTCTTCCACACTTCCTAATCAGAGTAACTATTCTTTTAATGTGAACAATTTAACGGACGATAATAATTCAACCCCTTGGTGTGAAGGAACGAAGGAAGGCGGAGTAGGAGAAACGGTAACTATGGATTTGGGTTCAACTCAAGAGGTCAGAGGTATGGAGATGGTTGACGGCATTATACGAGTTAACAATAAGTATTTAGACGTGAATACAATCCGAAAAATGAAACTTGATTTTTCGGATGGACAATCTGTGGTTCTTGAGAACAATGACACACGCTTCAAATTTGATGAACCCATACGAACATCTTTCGTTAAAATTACCATTCTAGAAGTGAAAAAAGGCACGGATTTCCCAAATACTTGTATAGGTGAGCTGAAGTTATTGTGA
- a CDS encoding NADase-type glycan-binding domain-containing protein produces MSSRKRNKTVVWISKITFVMIFSVLCGCIQSNEGQKVVQERKETHASVSQSKRLPPAKKAVNWLLFEAENGNMPMDYLADMDDPTGNTYIDLDDIIDELYASEGETYPESELYLVRFSDDGRRIALCRESQDLNYLIIKIFDLSTTKKLYEFKVSNRDYAVMSPDLRKCVYTDDAAFFYYINQVQKTKALGHLNDGHYLDLPVFSPDGNQFVLVDSNHTVLIYDLSKNKQIQQIKLGIEGIQIEQWLYNDQLLLSSYDNDKTYVLNIKTGEKRLLMKATESPVITLDNQRVAYVNSKGEMQQRDIQTGLTIKYSNPLHRVGYNVSPEQWIQTATDLMKYRKSIPAQKIIASSTLPDQAGNSYAARNIMDEDTSTAWCEGVKGDGIGEWIKIDFGSMQELRGFELINGLAKSSNAFQANNRVKRMKLEFSDGQTMMVDNDFLSNEFPDGAIHTSFVKITIEAVEKGSKYHDTCMSGIRFF; encoded by the coding sequence ATGAGCAGTAGAAAGCGAAATAAAACTGTGGTATGGATAAGTAAAATTACGTTCGTCATGATCTTTTCCGTGCTATGCGGGTGTATACAATCGAATGAGGGCCAAAAAGTAGTACAGGAGCGGAAGGAAACTCATGCTTCAGTCTCTCAGTCCAAGAGACTTCCTCCAGCAAAAAAGGCTGTAAATTGGTTGCTTTTTGAAGCGGAAAATGGAAACATGCCCATGGATTATCTCGCTGATATGGATGATCCTACAGGCAATACCTATATTGATTTAGACGACATTATAGATGAATTATATGCAAGTGAAGGTGAAACGTATCCTGAATCTGAGTTGTATCTGGTTAGGTTCTCGGATGATGGCAGGCGGATCGCTTTATGTAGAGAGTCGCAGGATTTAAATTATTTAATTATTAAAATCTTTGATTTGTCTACCACAAAGAAATTATATGAATTTAAGGTGTCCAATAGAGACTACGCTGTTATGTCTCCTGACTTACGCAAGTGCGTTTACACGGATGATGCTGCCTTTTTTTATTATATAAACCAGGTACAGAAAACTAAAGCATTGGGGCATTTAAATGATGGTCACTATCTCGATCTTCCAGTGTTTTCGCCTGACGGTAACCAATTTGTCCTTGTAGATAGTAACCATACTGTATTGATCTATGACTTGTCCAAAAATAAGCAAATTCAACAAATCAAGCTAGGGATAGAAGGAATACAGATCGAACAGTGGCTTTATAACGATCAATTGCTTCTCTCTTCCTACGATAATGATAAGACGTATGTGCTCAATATCAAGACTGGGGAGAAGAGGTTACTAATGAAAGCCACAGAATCTCCTGTTATAACCTTGGATAACCAAAGGGTTGCTTATGTGAACTCAAAGGGTGAAATGCAACAACGAGACATCCAAACAGGTCTGACTATAAAATACTCCAACCCATTGCATAGGGTAGGTTATAATGTGTCTCCTGAGCAATGGATACAGACTGCAACGGATTTAATGAAATATCGAAAAAGTATCCCGGCACAGAAAATCATTGCCTCTTCTACACTTCCAGATCAGGCTGGGAATTCCTATGCTGCCCGAAACATCATGGATGAAGATACGAGTACGGCTTGGTGTGAAGGGGTTAAGGGGGACGGGATTGGGGAGTGGATCAAGATTGATTTCGGCTCTATGCAAGAACTAAGGGGGTTTGAGCTCATCAATGGTTTAGCTAAGTCATCTAATGCTTTTCAAGCTAATAACAGAGTTAAACGAATGAAACTGGAATTCTCGGATGGGCAGACCATGATGGTAGATAATGATTTTTTAAGTAATGAATTTCCTGATGGTGCCATTCATACTTCATTTGTGAAAATAACAATTGAGGCAGTAGAAAAAGGAAGCAAATATCACGATACATGTATGTCGGGGATACGATTCTTCTAA
- a CDS encoding lipase family protein produces the protein MTYINDKTYWTIADKVYDRELTAKDSKSRILPDWKIVEPEGAKLHDTNGSGFDATVFLNEKTNQVIIGYRGTEPPDRPKWSVAMDWGTDISDVVGGRAKTLEEVHQYYENNKAEVAKLPPQVQSAFLQYEEKYQNNQFTQAENLYDVVKKQYPSAEITTTGHSLGGAEAEYVAVRNGLTSVAYNPPSIVHLLPDDLQKKVENGDFRKTNVAYVNPKDTIGSGANDAQPHVGTTYFIDNDYKTANKAKITIPVSLPVERENKWANFFLGPKWSPIVYVPITLPMMQQDPITKFYNSVMGEATHSMDHFTFDENGNIINPLYTMDGQLVEGNPRVQAYEQMLAARAELKEVMGELVERYGGQMGAFGQFAATALGVNILGVGQQHGRSNGGAYFVGNKNGGTIQLTTEELKHAANQMRSSLHGFSSDTRASIQLFQAHIGTSESQSLTPLAHSATATLDRINRWYQESITEIAEYIDRKGQEFTMVDQ, from the coding sequence TTGACCTACATTAACGATAAAACATACTGGACCATTGCGGATAAAGTTTATGACCGAGAGTTGACTGCCAAAGATTCTAAAAGCAGAATTCTTCCTGACTGGAAGATTGTTGAGCCTGAAGGAGCTAAGCTGCATGATACGAACGGTTCTGGATTCGATGCGACTGTATTCCTTAACGAGAAGACCAATCAGGTGATCATCGGTTATAGGGGTACAGAACCTCCAGATCGCCCCAAATGGAGCGTGGCGATGGACTGGGGAACGGATATCAGCGATGTCGTCGGAGGGCGCGCGAAAACGTTGGAAGAAGTCCATCAATATTATGAAAATAATAAGGCAGAGGTGGCTAAACTCCCACCACAAGTGCAAAGTGCATTTCTTCAATATGAGGAAAAGTATCAGAATAATCAATTTACACAAGCTGAGAATCTATATGATGTCGTAAAAAAACAGTATCCCTCTGCTGAAATAACGACCACAGGCCATTCTCTAGGAGGAGCGGAGGCAGAATATGTGGCGGTGCGGAACGGACTGACATCAGTCGCTTATAATCCACCAAGTATTGTACATCTGTTACCGGATGATCTTCAAAAGAAGGTGGAAAATGGCGATTTTCGAAAGACGAATGTCGCTTATGTCAATCCGAAAGATACTATCGGTTCGGGAGCTAATGATGCACAGCCACATGTGGGTACAACCTACTTTATAGACAATGATTATAAGACGGCTAATAAAGCCAAAATCACTATTCCTGTTTCATTACCAGTCGAAAGAGAAAATAAGTGGGCTAACTTTTTTTTGGGGCCCAAATGGTCTCCCATTGTGTATGTCCCGATTACGTTGCCTATGATGCAGCAAGATCCTATTACAAAGTTCTATAATTCGGTAATGGGAGAAGCAACACATAGCATGGATCATTTCACATTTGATGAAAACGGCAATATAATCAATCCACTGTACACGATGGACGGTCAATTGGTGGAAGGCAATCCACGGGTGCAGGCGTACGAGCAAATGCTGGCCGCCCGAGCAGAACTCAAGGAAGTCATGGGCGAACTGGTTGAACGCTACGGTGGACAAATGGGTGCTTTCGGGCAGTTTGCTGCTACTGCACTGGGAGTGAATATCCTGGGTGTAGGACAACAGCATGGTCGCTCCAATGGCGGTGCATATTTTGTGGGCAACAAAAATGGAGGCACAATTCAATTAACAACCGAAGAGCTAAAGCATGCGGCTAATCAGATGCGTTCCAGCTTGCATGGATTTTCTAGTGATACCCGTGCATCCATTCAGTTATTTCAGGCTCATATCGGAACAAGTGAAAGTCAGTCTTTGACCCCGCTTGCGCATAGTGCAACGGCAACACTGGATCGGATCAATCGCTGGTATCAGGAATCGATTACAGAGATAGCAGAGTATATAGATCGCAAGGGCCAGGAATTTACGATGGTGGATCAATAA